A window of the Haloarcula litorea genome harbors these coding sequences:
- a CDS encoding Cdc6/Cdc18 family protein: MTDPSDDDGGGRDARESESYDLSTDGRVDSDTSPGLDDVVLDNLDTGDSGESDEASRGLFDDLLEGEPIFENKEVLRPSYTPRKLPHREEQINNMATILVTALRGDTPSNILIYGKTGTGKTASAKFVSEELETTSQKYEVPCEVEYINCEVTDTQYRVLAQLANKFIDKNAEVIDERVAELEDLLSRAREDASALDDAEFDSIAAVEDEIDSLEADKADFEEVPMTGWPTDRVYSSFFDAVDYHERVVVIMLDEIDKLVEKSGDDTLYNLSRMNSELENSRVSIMGISNDLKFTDFLDPRVKSSLGEEEIVFPPYDANQLRDILQARSDVAFKGEALSEDVIPLCAAFAAQEHGDARRALDLLRTAGELAERDQTEQVQEDHVRQAQEKIELDRVVEVVRTLPTQSKIVLFAIILLEKNGVRNINTGEVYNIYKNLCEEIDADVLTQRRVTDLISELDMLGIVNAVVVSKGRYGRTKEISLSVPTEETEAVLLSDSRLGDIDDVQPFVQARFDN; this comes from the coding sequence ATGACAGACCCAAGCGACGACGACGGCGGCGGGAGAGACGCGCGAGAGAGCGAGAGCTACGACCTCTCGACCGACGGGCGTGTCGACTCGGATACCTCGCCGGGGCTCGACGACGTCGTCCTCGACAACCTGGACACCGGCGACAGCGGGGAGTCCGACGAGGCCTCTCGGGGGCTGTTCGACGACCTCCTCGAAGGGGAGCCGATCTTCGAGAACAAGGAGGTGCTCCGACCCTCCTACACGCCACGCAAGCTCCCCCACCGCGAGGAGCAGATCAACAATATGGCCACCATCCTCGTCACCGCCCTCCGCGGGGACACCCCCTCGAACATCCTCATCTACGGGAAGACCGGGACGGGGAAGACGGCCAGCGCGAAGTTCGTCAGCGAGGAACTGGAGACGACCTCCCAGAAGTACGAGGTCCCCTGCGAGGTCGAGTACATCAACTGCGAGGTGACCGACACCCAGTACCGCGTCCTCGCGCAGCTCGCGAACAAGTTCATCGACAAGAACGCCGAGGTCATCGACGAGCGCGTCGCCGAACTCGAGGACCTGCTCTCCCGCGCACGCGAGGACGCGAGCGCGCTCGACGACGCGGAGTTCGACTCGATCGCGGCCGTCGAGGACGAGATCGACTCGCTGGAGGCGGACAAGGCCGACTTCGAGGAGGTTCCGATGACCGGGTGGCCGACCGACCGGGTGTACTCCTCCTTCTTCGACGCCGTCGACTACCACGAGCGCGTCGTCGTCATCATGCTCGACGAGATCGACAAGCTCGTCGAGAAGTCGGGTGACGACACGCTGTACAACCTCTCGCGGATGAACTCCGAGCTGGAGAACTCCCGGGTGTCGATTATGGGGATCTCCAACGACCTGAAGTTCACCGACTTCCTCGATCCCCGGGTCAAGTCCAGCCTCGGCGAGGAGGAGATCGTCTTCCCGCCCTACGACGCGAACCAGCTCCGGGACATCCTGCAGGCCCGCTCGGACGTGGCGTTCAAGGGGGAGGCCCTCTCCGAGGACGTCATCCCGCTGTGTGCGGCCTTCGCCGCACAGGAACACGGGGACGCGCGCCGGGCGCTTGACCTCCTCCGGACCGCCGGCGAACTCGCCGAGCGCGACCAGACAGAACAGGTCCAGGAGGACCACGTCCGGCAGGCCCAGGAGAAGATCGAGCTCGATCGGGTGGTCGAGGTGGTCCGCACCCTCCCCACACAGTCGAAGATCGTCCTGTTCGCGATCATCCTCCTGGAGAAAAACGGCGTGCGCAACATCAACACCGGCGAGGTGTACAACATCTACAAGAACCTCTGTGAGGAGATCGACGCCGACGTGTTGACCCAGCGCCGGGTCACCGACCTGATCTCGGAGCTGGATATGCTGGGCATCGTCAACGCCGTCGTCGTCTCGAAGGGCCGGTACGGCCGGACCAAGGAGATCTCGCTGTCGGTCCCGACCGAGGAGACCGAGGCAGTCCTGCTGTCGGACTCCAGACTCGGCGACATCGACGATGTCCAGCCGTTCGTCCAGGCCCGCTTCGACAACTAG
- a CDS encoding Era-like GTP-binding protein codes for MGLLTNLKDSISRAASTLFSEDDPKRIGIYGPPNAGKTTLANRIARDWTGDAVGPESHVPHETRRARRKENVEIERDGKTVTIDIVDTPGVTTKVDYTEFLDHDMEKDDAVRRSREATEGVAEAMHWLREDVDGVIYVLDSANDPFTQVNTMLIGIIESQDLPVLILANKIDLEDSSVQRIRNAFPQHETIPLSALEGDNMDEVYDKIAEYFG; via the coding sequence ATGGGACTGCTCACAAACCTCAAAGATAGCATTTCGCGGGCAGCATCGACGCTGTTCTCCGAGGACGATCCCAAGCGGATCGGCATCTACGGGCCGCCCAACGCGGGCAAGACGACGCTGGCGAACCGTATCGCGCGTGACTGGACGGGCGACGCCGTCGGCCCGGAGAGTCACGTGCCCCACGAGACGCGCCGCGCACGTCGGAAGGAGAACGTCGAGATCGAACGCGACGGGAAGACCGTTACCATCGACATCGTCGACACTCCCGGGGTGACGACGAAGGTCGACTACACCGAGTTCCTCGACCACGACATGGAGAAAGACGACGCCGTTCGGCGGTCGCGCGAGGCCACCGAGGGGGTCGCGGAGGCGATGCACTGGCTCCGCGAGGACGTCGACGGCGTCATCTACGTCCTGGACTCGGCGAACGACCCGTTCACCCAGGTCAACACGATGCTCATCGGCATCATCGAGAGTCAGGACCTCCCGGTGTTGATCCTCGCCAACAAGATCGACCTGGAGGACTCGTCGGTCCAGCGCATCCGCAACGCCTTCCCACAGCACGAGACCATCCCGCTCTCCGCGCTCGAGGGCGACAACATGGACGAGGTCTACGACAAGATCGCGGAGTACTTCGGGTGA
- a CDS encoding DUF2073 domain-containing protein: MAEVKGPDDGVQIDLISGARMDGMTSMEKIRMILDGVRDGDIVILEEGLSPDEESKLIEVTMTEISPDEFNGIEIETYPRSETSDTSILDRIMGTESTKKLTVIGPANQIETLHKDENLISALVSRK, from the coding sequence ATGGCTGAAGTCAAAGGACCAGACGACGGCGTCCAGATCGACCTCATCAGCGGTGCCCGGATGGACGGGATGACCTCGATGGAGAAGATCCGGATGATCCTCGACGGGGTCCGGGACGGCGACATCGTCATCCTCGAGGAGGGCCTCTCGCCGGACGAGGAGTCGAAGCTCATCGAGGTGACGATGACCGAGATCAGCCCCGACGAGTTCAACGGCATCGAGATCGAGACCTACCCGCGGTCCGAGACCTCGGACACGAGCATCCTCGACCGCATTATGGGCACGGAGTCGACCAAGAAGCTCACCGTGATCGGGCCGGCGAACCAGATCGAGACCCTCCACAAGGACGAGAACCTCATCAGCGCCCTCGTCTCCCGGAAATAA
- a CDS encoding S26 family signal peptidase has translation MSGDDREPGRDDDGPGLLVYVTDVVGSAGAVVLVGLLLFSVSGVWPPLVAIESPSMDPHIEKGDLVFVMEEERFPGRNATHGVVTAHRGGQYVRFSQPGDVIVYAPDGMRQRTPIIHRAMFYVEDGENWVDRANPEYLGAAESCEAVRTCPAPHAGFITKGDNNGNYDQVGSNPISGVVRPAWVVGTAEWRVPVLGQIRLGWNRAAAEPTGQSTESVNSTGENATAP, from the coding sequence ATGTCGGGCGACGATCGCGAGCCGGGCCGCGACGACGACGGGCCGGGTCTCCTCGTGTACGTGACGGACGTGGTGGGCAGTGCCGGTGCGGTTGTGCTCGTCGGGCTCCTGCTGTTCTCGGTCAGCGGCGTCTGGCCCCCGCTGGTCGCCATCGAGAGCCCGAGTATGGACCCGCACATCGAGAAGGGCGACCTCGTGTTCGTGATGGAAGAGGAGCGGTTCCCCGGCCGGAACGCGACCCACGGCGTCGTCACCGCCCATCGGGGCGGGCAGTACGTGCGGTTCAGCCAGCCCGGGGACGTGATCGTCTACGCCCCCGACGGGATGCGACAGCGGACACCGATCATCCACCGCGCGATGTTCTACGTCGAGGACGGCGAGAACTGGGTCGACCGCGCGAACCCCGAGTACCTGGGCGCGGCCGAGAGCTGTGAGGCGGTCCGGACGTGTCCGGCTCCCCACGCCGGCTTCATCACCAAGGGGGACAACAACGGGAACTACGATCAGGTCGGTTCTAACCCGATCAGCGGGGTCGTCCGCCCCGCCTGGGTCGTCGGCACCGCCGAGTGGCGCGTCCCCGTCCTCGGTCAGATCCGCCTCGGGTGGAACCGAGCCGCCGCTGAACCGACCGGACAGTCGACCGAGAGTGTGAACTCGACGGGCGAAAACGCGACCGCGCCCTAG
- a CDS encoding Zn-ribbon domain-containing protein: MPHQCTNCGRAFDDGSKEMLSGCPDCGGNKFQFQPDGVDETPDPDAEPPEPPEPPGGDSTVARTVGKTAATVRDIVGGGDDPTAGVDADPGQAGETATAEGVEAGTADTEDAAQASARGEMVGPEELPTDVSTDADHSFQPVESTDVDEAPDAPDADTPDGADGTAEADRPDLQELREELNDQFESIKVVEPGQYELNLMELYDREEYIVALEEDGRYSIQVPETIRE; this comes from the coding sequence ATGCCCCACCAGTGTACGAACTGCGGTCGCGCGTTCGACGACGGGTCCAAGGAGATGCTGTCGGGCTGCCCGGACTGTGGCGGCAACAAGTTCCAGTTCCAGCCCGACGGCGTCGACGAGACGCCGGACCCGGACGCGGAACCGCCCGAGCCACCGGAGCCACCGGGTGGCGACAGCACCGTCGCCCGGACCGTCGGCAAGACGGCCGCGACGGTCCGTGACATCGTCGGCGGCGGCGACGACCCGACGGCCGGCGTCGACGCCGATCCCGGCCAGGCCGGCGAGACCGCGACAGCCGAGGGAGTCGAGGCAGGCACGGCCGACACCGAGGACGCCGCACAGGCCAGCGCTCGCGGTGAGATGGTCGGGCCGGAGGAACTCCCCACCGACGTGTCGACGGACGCGGACCACAGCTTCCAGCCGGTCGAGTCGACCGACGTGGACGAGGCCCCCGACGCCCCCGACGCCGACACGCCCGACGGGGCGGACGGGACCGCCGAGGCCGACCGCCCCGACCTCCAGGAACTCCGCGAGGAGCTCAACGACCAGTTCGAGTCGATCAAGGTGGTCGAACCGGGCCAGTACGAACTGAACCTGATGGAGCTGTACGACCGCGAGGAGTACATCGTCGCGCTGGAGGAGGACGGCCGCTACTCCATCCAGGTGCCCGAGACCATCCGGGAGTAG